Proteins encoded together in one Ictidomys tridecemlineatus isolate mIctTri1 chromosome 3, mIctTri1.hap1, whole genome shotgun sequence window:
- the Znf652 gene encoding zinc finger protein 652 isoform X1, which yields MSHTASSCQELVENCAVHVAGMAQEESRRGQVPSTFYHGANQELDLSTKVYKRESGSPYSVLVDTKMSKPHLHETEEQPYFRETRAVSDVHAVKEDRENSDDSEEEEEEEEEVSYKREQIIVEVNLNNQTLNVSKGEKGVSSQSKETPVLKTSSEEEEEESEEEATDDSNDYGENERQKKKEKIVEKVNVTQRRTRRAASVAAATTSPTPRATRGRRKSVEPPKRKKRATKEPKAPVQKAKCEEKETLTCEKCPRVFNTRWYLEKHMNVTHRRMQICDKCGKKFVLESELSLHQQTDCEKNIQCVSCNKSFKKLWSLHEHIKIVHGYAEKKFSCEICEKKFYTMAHVRKHMVAHTKDMPFTCETCGKSFKRSMSLKVHSLQHSGEKPFRCENCDERFQYKYQLRSHMSIHIGHKQFMCQWCGKDFNMKQYFDEHMKTHTGEKPFICEICGKSFTSRPNMKRHRRTHTGEKPYPCDVCGQRFRFSNMLKAHKEKCFRVTSPVNVPPAVQIPLTTAPATPVPSVVNTPTTPAPPVSMNPVSTLPPRPIPHPFSHLHIHPHPHHPHHLPIPPVPHLPPPPALFKSEPLNHRGQNEDTFLRHLAEKNSSAPHH from the exons ATGAGCCACACAGCCAGTTCTTGTCAGGAACTGGTTGAAAACTGTGCTGTGCATGTAGCAGGGATGGCACAAGAAGAGAGCCGCCGTGGTCAAGTGCCATCTACTTTTTATCATGGTGCCAACCAAGAACTTGACCTGTCCACCAAAGTGTACAAAAGGGAATCAGGAAGTCCTTATTCTGTGTTAGTGGACACCAAGATGAGCAAACCACATCTCCATGAGACGGAGGAACAGCCATATTTCAGGGAGACAAGAGCAGTGTCTGACGTGCATGCTGTCAAAGAAGACCGGGAGAATTCTGATGACtcggaagaggaggaagaggaggaggaggaagtctCTTACAAAAGGGAGCAGATCATAGTGGAGGTAAACCTTAATAATCAAACATTAAATGTATCTAAAGGGGAAAAGGGTGTCTCTTCTCAGTCCAAAGAGACTCCTGTTCTTAAGACGAGcagtgaggaggaagaggaagagagtgaGGAAGAAGCCACTGATGACAGCAATGACTACGGAGAGAATGAAAggcagaagaaaaaggagaagatagTGGAGAAAGTCAATGTTACACAAAGGCGAACGCGGAGAGCTGCCTCTGTTGCTGCAGCTACCACTTCCCCTACTCCCAGAGCTACCAGAGGGCGTAGGAAGAGTGTAGAGCCACCTAAGCGTAAGAAGCGGGCCACAAAGGAGCCCAAAGCACCAGTCCAGAAAGCTAAGTGTGAAGAGAAAGAGACTCTGACCTGTGAGAAGTGCCCCAGGGTGTTTAATACTCGATGGTACCTGGAGAAGCACATGAACGTTACTCACAGGCGCATGCAGATCTGTGATAAATGTGGCAAGAAGTTTGTCCTGGAAAGTGAGCTGTCCCTTCACCAGCAAACAGACTGTGAAAAAAACATTCAG TGTGTTTCCTGTAACAAATCGTTCAAGAAACTCTGGTCCCTTCATGAACATATCAAGATTGTCCACGGATATGCAGAAAAGAAATTTTCCTGTGAAATTTGTGAGAAGAAATTTTATACCATGGCTCACGTGCGGAAACACATGGTTG CACACACGAAAGACATGCCATTTACATGTGAAACCTGTGGAAAATCCTTTAAACGCAGTATGTCACTCAAGGTGCATTCCTTGCAGCATTCTGGAGAGAAGCCCTTCAGATGTGAG AACTGTGACGAAAGGTTTCAGTACAAGTACCAGCTACGCTCCCACATGAGCATCCACATTGGGCACAAACAGTTCATGTGCCAGTGGTGTGGCAAGGATTTCAACATGAAGCAGTACTTCGACGAACACATGAAAACACACACTG GAGAGAAGCCCTTTATCTGTGAAATCTGTGGCAAAAGCTTCACCAGCCGCCCCAACATGAAGAGGCACCGCAGAACTCACACAGGCGAAAAGCCCTACCCCTGCGACGTGTGCGGGCAGCGGTTCCGCTTCTCCAACATGCTCAAGGCCCACAAGGAGAAGTGCTTTCGGGTGACTAGTCCCGTGAATGTGCCGCCTGCAGTCCAGATCCCACTCACAACTGCCCCAGCCACCCCAGTTCCTTCTGTGGTGAACACACCTACCACCCCGGCTCCTCCCGTCAGTATGAACCCCGTTAGCACTCTTCCCCCACGACCCatcccccaccccttctctcACCTGCACATCCACCCGCACCCTCACCACCCACACCACCTTCCTATCCCTCCAGTCCCTCACCTGCCCCCACCACCAGCTCTCTTCAAGAGTGAGCCTTTAAATCACAGAGGCCAGAATGAGGACACCTTTCTGCGGCACCTGGCAGAGAAGAACAGTTCAGCACCGCATCATTAA